A genomic window from Gossypium hirsutum isolate 1008001.06 chromosome D10, Gossypium_hirsutum_v2.1, whole genome shotgun sequence includes:
- the LOC107915347 gene encoding glucan endo-1,3-beta-glucosidase 8, with amino-acid sequence MLQAQVFLWAYILLFFPASIVAQGLGANWGVIASHPLDPKIVVNILKDNGIKKVKLFHAEHDILTALSGTDIEVMVGIPNHSLESLSEKYSVAQAWVKANITAYMGKKGVNFKYVAVGNEPFLAAYNGTYNNLTLPAMKNILKALNEAGVGKDIKVSTPLNGDVYITPTYKPSDGIFRHDLADIMNGICEFLHKNNAAFIVNIYPFLNLYQNPGFPEPYAFFDNDDSNSMDDHGVKYRSVLDANIDTLVAALKVSNFSDIPIIVGEVGWPTDGNIYATTKNAKKFYNGLLKRMTKNEGTPLRPKQYPDVYMFSLLDEDLKSIDPGMFERHWGIFSFDGQPKFPLDLSGKGQNKRLVGGKNVTYMEKQWCVYSKAASNQKDLAIKVAWACNNTDCTTLVPGASCSGMGIDMNASVAFNMYYQMANQTKAACDFEGLAKIVKQDPSNGTCRFPIMIKTIQTTSNSSASAPKSSRSSTFSSSTSHSPFQTHSPSPSSSPFHSPLLIFQIFVGIFTIWFV; translated from the exons ATGCTTCAAGCTCAGGTCTTCTTATGGgcatatatattgttatttttccCTGCTAGTATTGTAGCGCAAGGCCTTGGTGCCAACTGGGGTGTCATAGCATCACATCCTTTAGACCCTAAGATTGTcgttaatatattaaaagataATGGCATAAAAAAGGTTAAGCTTTTCCATGCTGAGCATGACATTCTAACTGCCCTGTCTGGAACCGATATTGAGGTCATGGTGGGGATCCCCAATCATTCTTTGGAAAGTCTTTCTGAGAAATATAGTGTAGCACAAGCTTGGGTGAAAGCAAATATCACTGCATATATGGGTAAAAAGGGTGTCAACTTCAA ATACGTGGCCGTAGGAAATGAACCATTTTTGGCAGCCTACAATGGTACGTACAATAACCTTACACTCCCAGCTATGAAAAACATATTGAAAGCACTAAATGAAGCGGGTGTTggaaaagatatcaaagtatcaACACCGCTCAATGGTGATGTTTACATCACACCTACTTACAAACCATCGGATGGAATATTTCGACATGACTTGGCAGATATCATGAATGGAATATGTGAATTTCTCCATAAAAATAATGCTGCTTTTATCGTCAATATCTATCCTTTCCTAAATCTTTACCAAAATCCTGGATTCCCTGAACCTTATGCCTTTTTTGATAACGATGACTCAAACTCTATGGATGATCATGGTGTTAAATATCGTAGTGTTTTAGATGCTAATATTGACACTCTTGTCGCGGCACTTAAAGTATCTAATTTCTCGGATATACCAATCATCGTGGGAGAAGTTGGATGGCCAACTGATGGTAATATTTACgccacaacaaaaaatgctaaaaagttTTATAATGGGTTACTAAAGAGAATGACAAAAAATGAAGGAACTCCACTTCGCCCGAAGCAATATCCTGATGTGTATATGTTCTCTTTGTTGGATGAAGATCTTAAGAGTATTGATCCAGGAATGTTTGAGAGGCATTGGGGAATTTTCAGCTTTGACGGGCAACCTAAGTTTCCATTGGACTTGTCAGGGAAAGGACAGAACAAGCGGCTTGTTGGTGGAAAAAATGTCACATACATGGAAAAGCAATGGTGTGTGTATAGCAAAGCTGCTTCTAACCAAAAGGATTTAGCTATAAAGGTTGCATGGGCTTGCAATAATACTGATTGCACAACCTTGGTACCTGGAGCTTCATGTTCTGGTATGGGTATTGACATGAATGCCTCGGTTGCCTTCAACATGTACTACCAAATGGCAAATCAAACTAAAGCTGCATGTGATTTTGAAGGTTTGGCTAAAATTGTCAAGCAAGATCCATCTAATGGGACATGTCGATTCCCAATTATGATTAAAACTATCCAAACTACATCCAATTCCAGTGCATCTGCTCCTAAATCATCAAGGTCTTCCACCTTTAGCTCTTCAACATCTCACTCTCCGTTTCAAACTCACTCTCCTTCTCCCTCTTCCTCTCCCTTTCATTCTCCCCTACTTATCTTTCAAATTTTTGTGGGTATTTTCACTATTTGGTTTGTGTAG